In Alteromonas mediterranea DE, a single genomic region encodes these proteins:
- a CDS encoding phosphoribulokinase: MSVKHPIIAITGSSGAGTTTTTNAIRHIFRNLNVNAAVVGGDSFHRFTRPEMEVEIRKAQEQGRHISYFGPKANDFELLETLFREYGSSGTGQFRQYLHTFDEAVPFNQMPGTFTPWQDLPNNTDLLFYEGLHGGVKTEENDVAKHVDLLVGMVPIVNLEWIQKIVRDTTDRGHSREAVMSSIVRGLDDYFHYITPQFSRTHVNFQRVPTVDTSNPFSAREIPTQDESFVVVRFRREMKTVDYPYLLQMIDGAFMSRINTLVVPGGKMGLAMELILTPLLEDILNKKRRAGHQMDWLNSDG; this comes from the coding sequence ATGTCTGTCAAACACCCTATTATTGCTATAACAGGTTCTTCTGGCGCGGGTACTACCACCACGACCAATGCTATTCGCCATATATTCAGGAACTTAAATGTTAATGCTGCAGTAGTCGGCGGTGATAGCTTCCACCGTTTTACCCGTCCAGAAATGGAAGTGGAAATTCGTAAGGCCCAAGAGCAAGGCAGGCATATCAGCTACTTTGGCCCCAAAGCCAACGACTTCGAGTTACTCGAGACGCTGTTTAGAGAATACGGAAGTTCAGGTACTGGCCAGTTCAGACAATACCTACACACCTTCGATGAAGCTGTACCTTTCAACCAAATGCCAGGTACCTTTACACCGTGGCAAGATTTGCCTAATAACACCGATTTACTGTTTTATGAAGGGTTACACGGCGGCGTTAAAACAGAAGAAAATGACGTTGCAAAACACGTTGATTTACTGGTAGGCATGGTACCCATTGTAAATTTAGAGTGGATCCAAAAAATTGTGCGCGATACCACTGACCGAGGTCATTCCCGAGAAGCGGTAATGAGTAGTATTGTGCGAGGGCTTGATGACTACTTCCACTACATCACGCCGCAATTTTCGCGCACTCATGTTAACTTTCAGCGCGTGCCTACAGTCGATACCTCCAACCCGTTCAGCGCCCGGGAAATTCCAACCCAAGACGAAAGCTTTGTTGTAGTGCGTTTCAGACGGGAAATGAAAACCGTCGATTACCCCTACTTGCTTCAAATGATTGATGGGGCTTTCATGTCTAGGATCAATACCCTTGTTGTGCCCGGCGGAAAAATGGGGCTAGCCATGGAGCTTATCTTAACCCCGCTGCTTGAAGACATTTTGAATAAAAAACGTCGAGCCGGTCATCAGATGGATTGGCTAAATAGCGACGGCTAA
- the ompR gene encoding two-component system response regulator OmpR: MGQETSKILVVDDDMRLRSLLERYLLEQGYQVRSAANAEQMDRLLERENFHLMVLDLMLPGEDGLSICRRLRQQENDMPIIMLTAKGDEVDRIIGLEMGADDYLPKPFNPRELLARAKAVLRRRSSEAPGAPSKDVQIVEFGDYKLNLATREMTAGDKPLTLTSGEFAVLKSLVTHPREPLSRDKLMNLARGRDYSALERSIDVQVSRLRRMLEEDPANPRYIQTVWGLGYVFVPDGEQV, encoded by the coding sequence ATGGGTCAGGAAACCTCAAAAATTCTCGTTGTTGATGATGATATGCGCTTACGTAGCCTGTTAGAGCGTTATCTGCTAGAGCAAGGTTATCAAGTGCGCAGCGCGGCAAACGCTGAGCAAATGGACAGATTGCTAGAACGTGAGAATTTTCATCTTATGGTTTTAGACCTTATGCTGCCCGGTGAAGATGGCCTGTCTATTTGTCGGCGCTTGCGCCAGCAAGAAAACGACATGCCTATTATTATGCTTACCGCCAAGGGCGATGAAGTAGACCGCATTATCGGCCTTGAAATGGGCGCAGACGATTACTTACCTAAGCCCTTTAACCCTCGTGAACTGCTGGCGCGCGCTAAAGCGGTGTTGCGCAGACGCAGCAGCGAAGCGCCCGGCGCGCCTTCAAAAGATGTTCAAATAGTCGAATTCGGTGACTATAAGCTTAATTTAGCCACCCGCGAAATGACCGCTGGCGATAAACCGCTAACCCTGACTAGCGGCGAGTTTGCCGTATTAAAATCGCTGGTGACTCACCCCCGCGAGCCGCTTTCGCGAGATAAGCTAATGAACCTAGCTAGAGGCCGTGACTACAGTGCATTAGAGCGAAGCATCGACGTTCAGGTTTCTCGTTTGCGTAGAATGCTAGAAGAAGACCCTGCTAACCCACGCTACATACAAACCGTATGGGGCTTAGGCTATGTCTTCGTTCCAGACGGTGAGCAAGTATAG
- a CDS encoding MFS transporter, with amino-acid sequence MSRLPATIVIFAGFFLIGKLFLLWGILLPDIAADLQMSELISGALFSLFSVGMMLGAVIGGKYASRFEYMPLLAALLSINTVLLLLVSVLSSWQWFLVLAVLIGVVSSTIFTIGHTLIARMYAEKRFTMMGLMDFMFSLGTFAASFFVTLLYLVEHNWRLPIQVLAGVMMILSCYTYIAARSQAKVLKGQPKAPKKTLAFGVIIKQPVFIFMALLAFGYGAVEFGNANWFVSYAQNGLGFSGEQSRNLLACFTAGMVISRLTFPFLLRFVSVHRLIVLMATASLAGVFTLKLMPSLYGIGAGNLLLGLGLGGLFPLMLSAAMNIDSDNGPVLSGIAIIGNSTGVQVASFSTGLWANFAPLTTAFWVIPIGGCLLWLASYGYSRKIKYRNSPA; translated from the coding sequence ATGAGCCGACTTCCCGCCACTATCGTCATTTTTGCCGGTTTTTTCCTAATAGGTAAGTTATTTCTTTTATGGGGAATACTACTACCTGATATAGCCGCCGATCTTCAGATGTCGGAACTCATCAGTGGCGCGCTTTTCTCTCTTTTTTCAGTAGGCATGATGTTAGGCGCAGTGATTGGAGGGAAGTACGCCAGTCGCTTTGAATACATGCCTTTATTGGCAGCACTATTAAGCATCAATACCGTGCTACTGCTTTTAGTGTCGGTGTTGTCGTCATGGCAGTGGTTTTTAGTATTGGCAGTATTAATAGGTGTGGTGAGTTCAACTATTTTTACTATAGGCCACACGCTTATCGCACGTATGTACGCTGAAAAGCGATTCACCATGATGGGCTTAATGGACTTTATGTTTAGCTTAGGTACCTTTGCAGCCTCGTTTTTTGTAACGCTGTTATATCTTGTCGAACACAACTGGCGCTTGCCAATCCAAGTACTCGCCGGTGTTATGATGATCTTATCTTGTTATACCTATATTGCGGCGCGCTCTCAGGCTAAAGTACTTAAAGGGCAACCGAAAGCGCCCAAAAAGACTCTGGCGTTTGGCGTCATTATCAAGCAGCCCGTGTTTATTTTTATGGCGCTACTTGCGTTTGGGTATGGTGCGGTAGAGTTTGGTAACGCGAACTGGTTTGTTAGCTATGCGCAAAACGGATTAGGGTTTAGCGGTGAGCAGTCTCGTAACTTATTGGCCTGTTTTACAGCGGGCATGGTGATTAGCCGCTTAACGTTTCCTTTTTTACTGCGCTTTGTATCTGTGCATCGCTTAATTGTTTTAATGGCGACGGCGTCTTTAGCCGGTGTGTTTACGCTTAAGCTTATGCCTAGTTTGTACGGCATAGGCGCGGGTAACCTTTTACTTGGGTTGGGGCTTGGCGGCTTGTTCCCGTTAATGTTATCTGCAGCAATGAATATCGATAGTGATAATGGGCCGGTCCTTTCCGGTATAGCTATTATTGGCAACTCAACAGGTGTACAGGTGGCGTCATTTTCTACTGGATTATGGGCAAACTTTGCGCCGCTTACCACGGCGTTTTGGGTTATTCCTATTGGCGGGTGTTTGCTGTGGTTAGCGTCTTACGGTTATAGTCGCAAAATTAAGTACCGCAACAGTCCAGCTTAA
- the prmA gene encoding 50S ribosomal protein L11 methyltransferase → MAWLQLRINTSSEYAESVGDMLSANGSQAVTYVDAKDTPMYEPKPGEIMLWPDTQVVGLFEADADMKSILQRLGKAKVLGPDFKYKLEPLEDKDWEREWMDNFHPMQFGERLWICPSWRDVPDPDAVNVMLDPGLAFGTGTHPTTALCLRWLDGIDMAGKTVVDFGCGSGILALAALKLGAERVVGVDIDPQALQATKENARRNGVEDRLDVYLPQDQPELEADVVMANILSGPLLELQSVITNYCKSKGLLVLSGILAEQVSKIEDAYSQDIVLEPSAIDGEWARVSGSKR, encoded by the coding sequence ATGGCTTGGCTACAACTTAGAATAAACACCTCATCTGAATATGCAGAATCAGTTGGCGATATGCTTAGCGCCAATGGTTCTCAAGCTGTCACCTATGTCGATGCGAAAGACACCCCCATGTACGAACCCAAGCCGGGTGAAATAATGTTGTGGCCGGATACTCAGGTGGTAGGGTTATTTGAAGCGGATGCGGATATGAAAAGCATTCTGCAGCGCTTAGGGAAAGCGAAAGTGCTTGGGCCTGATTTCAAATACAAGCTAGAACCACTTGAAGACAAAGACTGGGAGCGGGAGTGGATGGACAACTTTCATCCAATGCAGTTTGGCGAGCGTTTATGGATTTGTCCAAGTTGGCGTGATGTACCCGACCCCGATGCCGTAAACGTTATGTTAGATCCAGGCCTTGCCTTTGGTACAGGTACACACCCTACCACGGCCCTTTGCTTACGTTGGTTAGACGGCATAGATATGGCCGGTAAAACAGTAGTCGACTTTGGCTGCGGCTCAGGTATTTTAGCCCTAGCAGCATTAAAGTTAGGTGCCGAGCGTGTAGTTGGAGTCGATATCGACCCTCAAGCGTTACAAGCAACGAAAGAAAATGCCCGCCGCAATGGTGTCGAAGACAGGCTCGATGTTTACCTTCCACAAGACCAGCCCGAGCTTGAAGCCGATGTGGTTATGGCTAATATATTGTCGGGCCCGCTTTTAGAGCTTCAAAGCGTGATTACCAACTACTGTAAATCTAAAGGGTTGCTTGTGCTCTCTGGCATACTTGCTGAACAAGTATCAAAGATAGAAGACGCTTACTCACAAGATATTGTTCTAGAACCAAGCGCGATTGATGGCGAATGGGCCAGAGTCTCGGGTTCGAAACGCTAA
- a CDS encoding glucosaminidase domain-containing protein: MNKELAADREQIKSFCNADEADNLDQFLTKFRVDDADLEQESACEVLLRRADIVPASLAIAQAANESAWGTSRFAKLGNNFFGQWCFSKGCGIVPKSRDTDKNHEVADFRSPADSVESYMLNLNTHDAYKPLRNIRQSLREDDKAVTGVALSYGLGKYSERGDEYGKEIREMISFNKLAVLDKLDLSKQEGEDN; this comes from the coding sequence GTGAACAAAGAGCTAGCCGCCGACAGGGAGCAAATTAAAAGCTTTTGCAACGCGGATGAAGCAGACAACCTAGACCAGTTCCTAACAAAGTTTCGTGTTGACGATGCTGACCTTGAACAAGAGTCAGCCTGCGAGGTTTTGTTAAGACGTGCCGACATTGTTCCTGCGTCGTTAGCTATTGCACAAGCAGCGAATGAAAGTGCATGGGGTACCTCTCGTTTTGCAAAATTAGGGAACAACTTTTTTGGTCAGTGGTGCTTCTCTAAGGGCTGCGGTATCGTTCCAAAATCGCGGGACACTGACAAAAATCATGAAGTTGCTGATTTCCGTTCGCCTGCCGACTCAGTAGAAAGCTACATGCTAAATTTAAACACCCACGATGCTTACAAACCATTGCGTAACATTCGCCAATCCTTACGTGAAGACGACAAGGCTGTCACCGGGGTTGCGCTTAGCTATGGCTTAGGGAAGTATTCTGAGCGTGGCGATGAATATGGAAAAGAAATACGTGAGATGATCAGTTTTAATAAACTTGCAGTGCTGGACAAGTTAGATCTGAGTAAGCAGGAAGGCGAAGACAATTAA
- a CDS encoding sugar-binding protein yields the protein MKSAKHLGSVLTSALLVAMSVPTAQAKSDSVLFSSTPPVIDGVANDAAWKGGDWHDMTSLMWGSAPESGDFSGRYKLRWNKDALYLLAEIQDDHLSDTYANPLERYWDDDCLEIFIDADASGGDHFNNYNAFAYHLALDNQVVDIGPNEAGEAVPQLYNDHVENKWQRDILAPYKIHWEAAVRVFDDSYQYGKDNSPVTLKDGMTLGFMLAYCDADGGDREHFLGSHEITHANGDKNLGYKDASVFGKVKLTK from the coding sequence TTGAAAAGTGCAAAACATTTAGGGTCAGTACTAACCTCGGCACTGCTTGTGGCTATGTCTGTGCCCACAGCACAAGCTAAGTCTGACAGCGTACTTTTTTCATCAACGCCACCTGTTATAGATGGTGTAGCCAATGACGCTGCATGGAAAGGGGGCGATTGGCATGATATGACGTCGCTTATGTGGGGCTCGGCTCCTGAGTCCGGTGATTTTTCTGGTCGATATAAACTGCGATGGAACAAGGATGCGCTGTATCTGTTGGCAGAAATACAAGACGATCACCTCTCAGATACCTATGCCAATCCCCTTGAACGTTATTGGGATGATGACTGTTTAGAAATTTTCATTGATGCAGACGCCTCTGGTGGCGATCACTTTAATAACTACAATGCGTTTGCCTATCACTTAGCGTTAGATAATCAGGTTGTTGATATAGGTCCAAACGAAGCAGGAGAGGCTGTACCACAACTCTACAATGATCACGTAGAGAACAAATGGCAGCGAGATATATTGGCGCCTTATAAGATTCATTGGGAAGCAGCGGTGCGTGTGTTTGATGACAGCTATCAGTACGGGAAAGACAATTCACCAGTAACCTTAAAAGACGGCATGACACTGGGCTTTATGCTTGCCTATTGCGATGCAGATGGCGGCGACAGAGAACATTTTTTAGGTTCCCACGAGATAACCCACGCAAACGGCGACAAAAACTTGGGGTATAAGGATGCGTCGGTGTTTGGAAAGGTGAAGCTGACAAAGTAG
- the dusB gene encoding tRNA dihydrouridine synthase DusB — translation MRIGPYELENNLMLAPMAGVTDRPFRQLCKRLGAGLVVSEMLSSNPKVWNTAKSQARMNHEGEEGIRSVQIAGADPELMAQAAQFNVDNGAQIIDINMGCPAKKVNKKLAGSALLQYPDTVEAIVKAVVNAVDVPVTLKIRTGWNPENRNGVEIARIAEQNGIQSLAVHGRTRACMYKGEAEYSTIRRIKAAISIPVIANGDITSPQKAQEVLNYTGADGVMIGRGAQGKPWIFNQIQHYLETGENLAPPPLSEQYEILHEHVANVQDFYGDIAGVRIARKHVGWYLSEHDTDRQFRKTFNAIDDANEQLDALNAYFQALQTRETRQISPAA, via the coding sequence ATGCGAATTGGACCTTACGAGTTAGAAAACAATTTGATGTTGGCCCCCATGGCTGGCGTGACTGATAGACCGTTTCGTCAACTATGCAAACGCTTGGGTGCAGGGCTTGTTGTTTCCGAAATGCTTTCGAGTAATCCGAAGGTTTGGAACACTGCCAAGTCACAAGCGCGCATGAACCATGAGGGCGAAGAAGGCATTCGCTCTGTACAGATAGCTGGGGCAGACCCTGAGCTTATGGCTCAAGCAGCACAATTTAATGTAGATAACGGTGCGCAAATCATCGATATCAACATGGGTTGTCCTGCGAAAAAGGTCAACAAGAAGCTGGCAGGCTCTGCTTTGCTTCAGTACCCAGATACGGTGGAGGCAATCGTCAAAGCAGTCGTTAATGCTGTTGATGTACCCGTAACACTGAAAATTCGTACCGGCTGGAATCCAGAAAATCGCAATGGGGTAGAAATTGCCCGCATTGCAGAGCAAAACGGCATACAGTCGCTTGCTGTTCACGGCAGAACGCGAGCTTGTATGTATAAAGGAGAGGCTGAATACAGCACCATACGTCGAATAAAGGCGGCAATTTCAATTCCTGTTATTGCAAATGGTGATATTACCTCTCCACAGAAAGCACAAGAGGTGCTGAATTACACTGGTGCAGATGGCGTAATGATAGGTCGCGGCGCGCAAGGTAAGCCTTGGATATTCAACCAAATCCAACATTATCTTGAAACGGGCGAGAACCTAGCACCACCGCCGCTGTCAGAGCAATATGAGATTTTGCACGAGCACGTAGCCAATGTGCAGGATTTTTATGGCGACATAGCCGGTGTAAGAATTGCCCGTAAGCACGTGGGCTGGTATCTCTCGGAGCACGATACGGATCGTCAGTTTCGTAAAACGTTTAACGCTATCGATGATGCAAATGAGCAACTCGATGCACTAAATGCATATTTTCAAGCGCTGCAGACTCGAGAAACCCGACAGATTTCTCCCGCAGCATAG
- a CDS encoding ion transporter has translation MAMSFRNACYHILAPASEAHEYKKRSQLFDVLLIALIIVNVAAMMLETVPGIPAVWQHELHIIEIVSVLIFTVEYLLRLYSSASAPNRPSREQTTPWQKRWAYIKSPMALVDLMAILPFYLSVFVAFDLRILRVFRVLRILKIGRYSRSMQTLVTVLRNESHSLIAAISVLLLFTVIAATCIYYIEHTAQPDVFSSIPASLWWALVTLTTVGYGDAVPVTALGKVFGGLITILGICFYALPAGILSSSYTTQMQLKRDRFKDTVRSVLDDGKLSEHDVHHLEHVRALLDLDEEEAKLIVRLLQHHHKGLDN, from the coding sequence ATGGCTATGTCATTTCGAAACGCGTGCTATCACATTCTCGCTCCTGCTAGCGAAGCTCACGAGTACAAAAAACGAAGCCAGTTGTTTGATGTACTTCTTATTGCGCTAATTATCGTAAATGTAGCGGCCATGATGCTAGAAACCGTACCGGGCATCCCTGCTGTTTGGCAGCATGAGCTTCATATTATCGAAATAGTGTCGGTACTGATATTCACCGTTGAGTACTTGCTTCGCCTATACAGCAGCGCTTCGGCGCCGAATCGCCCTTCCCGCGAACAAACTACGCCTTGGCAAAAGCGTTGGGCTTATATAAAAAGCCCTATGGCGCTGGTCGATTTAATGGCGATTTTGCCTTTTTACCTAAGCGTGTTCGTGGCCTTTGATTTACGTATTTTACGGGTATTTAGGGTGCTGCGAATTTTGAAAATTGGGCGCTATTCCCGTTCAATGCAAACCCTTGTCACCGTTTTGCGCAACGAATCTCATAGCCTTATTGCTGCAATCAGCGTACTCCTGCTGTTTACCGTCATTGCGGCAACCTGCATTTACTATATCGAGCACACCGCCCAACCCGACGTTTTCAGCAGTATTCCTGCCTCATTGTGGTGGGCTCTGGTCACGCTCACTACGGTAGGCTATGGCGATGCCGTTCCCGTTACAGCGTTAGGCAAGGTATTTGGCGGGCTTATTACCATTTTGGGCATTTGCTTTTATGCACTGCCCGCAGGCATCTTATCGTCAAGCTATACCACCCAAATGCAGTTAAAGCGCGACCGGTTTAAAGACACGGTAAGAAGCGTATTGGACGATGGAAAGCTTAGTGAGCACGACGTACACCACCTTGAACACGTGCGAGCGCTACTGGATTTAGATGAAGAGGAGGCAAAGCTAATTGTGCGCTTATTGCAGCATCACCATAAAGGGCTAGACAATTGA
- the envZ gene encoding two-component system sensor histidine kinase EnvZ: MRLIPKSAFGQTVMLIGVLLLINQIVSYISVTYYFIQPSYQQINSLLATQVKSVLANDLLVTNQETRDRYFQKTQVHVFDESVAKQNGLESAVYYGYISSQVSEQLSQLADVRISTTTQASDENAPYIVWISLNRYPDTWISIPISGLNEANISPLTMYLMVIGILSVAGGWLFVRRMTRPLSALQKAAISVGKGEHPAPLREQGSTEMIQVTRAFNRMNQGIKQLENDRNIMTAGISHDLRTPLTRIRLASEMLPEDQDWIKDGIVNDIEDMNAIIDQFIDYARYDTEEVTQETDLNTIIAELVQARHLDDKHHIELKLNTIPPLPLRRIAMKRVIDNLIENAFKYGSDEIAISSFYNRHEKRVYCKVRDFGPGIPHEELAGVFMPFAQGDKARNSSGSGLGLAIIRRIIEAHDGEVTLRNHPQQGLVAEFYLPYLAELPDKK, from the coding sequence ATGCGTTTAATTCCCAAAAGTGCATTTGGCCAGACCGTTATGCTGATTGGTGTGCTTCTGCTCATTAATCAGATAGTGTCCTACATCTCTGTCACCTATTACTTTATTCAACCTAGTTACCAACAGATCAATAGCCTATTAGCGACGCAAGTTAAGTCAGTATTGGCCAACGACTTACTCGTCACTAACCAAGAAACCCGTGACCGGTATTTTCAAAAAACCCAGGTGCACGTCTTCGATGAAAGTGTTGCTAAACAAAACGGGTTAGAAAGTGCCGTTTACTATGGCTATATATCATCTCAGGTTAGTGAACAACTTAGTCAGTTAGCTGACGTACGCATTAGCACTACCACACAGGCCAGCGACGAAAACGCCCCTTACATTGTGTGGATATCTTTAAACCGATATCCAGATACATGGATTTCAATACCGATTTCAGGGTTAAACGAAGCCAATATTTCACCGCTTACCATGTATTTAATGGTAATTGGTATATTAAGCGTAGCCGGCGGCTGGCTGTTTGTACGACGTATGACCCGCCCCTTATCTGCCCTTCAAAAGGCAGCTATTTCCGTGGGTAAAGGTGAACACCCGGCGCCGCTTCGCGAGCAAGGCAGCACCGAAATGATTCAGGTTACCCGCGCGTTCAACCGCATGAATCAGGGTATTAAGCAGCTAGAGAACGACAGAAACATTATGACGGCGGGTATTTCACACGATTTGCGCACCCCACTTACCCGAATTCGCCTTGCCTCTGAAATGCTGCCTGAAGACCAGGACTGGATAAAAGATGGCATTGTAAACGACATTGAAGACATGAACGCTATCATCGATCAGTTCATTGATTATGCCCGCTATGACACCGAAGAAGTAACCCAAGAAACCGATTTAAACACCATTATTGCTGAGCTTGTTCAAGCAAGGCACCTTGACGACAAGCACCATATTGAGCTGAAACTCAATACTATTCCCCCGTTGCCCTTAAGACGCATTGCAATGAAGCGGGTAATAGATAATCTAATTGAGAATGCATTTAAATATGGGTCTGATGAAATTGCGATTAGCAGCTTTTATAACCGCCATGAGAAACGGGTTTATTGCAAAGTACGTGACTTCGGGCCGGGCATTCCACATGAAGAATTAGCAGGTGTATTCATGCCGTTTGCCCAAGGCGATAAGGCGCGTAATTCGTCCGGGTCTGGGTTAGGGCTTGCCATTATAAGACGTATTATTGAAGCCCACGACGGGGAAGTCACCTTACGCAACCATCCTCAACAAGGCCTTGTCGCTGAGTTTTACCTGCCCTATTTGGCGGAACTACCCGATAAAAAATAA
- a CDS encoding class I SAM-dependent methyltransferase — protein sequence MKKLAQIVLAATLGVTATYASADAISDAVTSDIRSDKAKVRDEYRNPQQTLRFFGLKPNMTVVEISPGGGWYADILYSVVKESGKYVAAHFYVDEETSGYYKKSVEGFKEKMKPGMKYEGAELTAFDPMKALDISEARSADMVLTFRNVHNWYMRNGDEGIDNAFGAFFKALKPGGVLGVVEHELPESADDEAMKKSGYMKRSYVVAAAEKAGFVLEASSDVNANPMDSADHPKGVWTLPPRLALDDEDREKYMAIGESNRMTLKFTKPKS from the coding sequence ATGAAAAAGTTAGCCCAAATTGTGTTAGCTGCAACACTTGGTGTAACAGCAACCTATGCCAGTGCCGATGCTATTTCTGACGCCGTGACGAGCGATATCCGCTCTGATAAAGCCAAAGTGCGCGACGAATATCGCAATCCGCAGCAAACCTTGCGCTTCTTTGGCCTTAAGCCAAACATGACCGTTGTGGAAATCTCGCCAGGCGGTGGCTGGTATGCAGACATTCTTTATTCTGTTGTAAAAGAAAGCGGTAAATACGTTGCAGCACACTTCTATGTTGATGAAGAAACCAGTGGCTACTACAAAAAGTCAGTGGAAGGCTTTAAAGAAAAAATGAAGCCAGGCATGAAGTACGAAGGTGCAGAACTTACTGCGTTCGACCCTATGAAAGCGCTAGATATTAGTGAAGCTAGAAGTGCTGATATGGTGCTAACCTTTCGCAACGTACACAACTGGTACATGCGTAACGGTGACGAAGGTATCGACAACGCATTTGGCGCTTTCTTCAAAGCACTTAAGCCGGGCGGTGTGTTAGGTGTAGTAGAGCACGAGCTGCCTGAAAGCGCTGATGATGAAGCGATGAAGAAAAGTGGCTACATGAAGCGTTCATACGTTGTGGCTGCTGCAGAAAAAGCAGGTTTTGTACTTGAAGCAAGTAGCGATGTAAACGCAAACCCAATGGATAGTGCCGACCACCCGAAAGGTGTGTGGACGCTTCCTCCGCGTTTGGCGCTTGACGATGAAGACCGCGAAAAGTACATGGCGATTGGCGAGAGCAATCGCATGACGCTAAAATTCACCAAACCAAAATCATAA
- the fis gene encoding DNA-binding transcriptional regulator Fis — MFDQNVTSPFTTTVTTPSQTQAQKPLRDSVKQAVNKYLKQLDNANIDNLYEMVLAEVEAPLLEEVMTYTRGNQTRAAIMMGINRGTLRKKLKQYGMN; from the coding sequence ATGTTCGATCAAAACGTGACTTCACCTTTTACTACGACAGTAACTACGCCTTCACAAACGCAAGCGCAAAAGCCATTGCGTGACTCTGTAAAGCAAGCGGTTAACAAGTACCTAAAGCAATTAGATAACGCAAACATCGACAACCTGTACGAAATGGTACTGGCTGAAGTAGAAGCGCCGCTTCTAGAAGAAGTCATGACTTACACTCGCGGCAACCAAACACGCGCCGCTATCATGATGGGCATCAACCGTGGCACACTTCGCAAGAAGCTTAAGCAATACGGCATGAACTAA